A segment of the Leclercia adecarboxylata genome:
AGAGGCATCAGCTTGCCTTCCATCGTCTGGTAGCTGTTGTTAATCTCCTCAGCCGGGTACAGGCCGCCATTCATCACGATGTCATCGACGATCGGAACCGCACCACGAATAACGTAGTGTTCCTGGCCATTGATGGTGGTCGTTGAGATGTTGGAGGCGTTGATGGCGAGGGATTTAACGTGGATGCTGGATAGCTTCACGTTGCGTCCTCATTGGTGGATTTCAGGCAATTAAAAACCCGCCGGAGCGGGTTAATCAAATATCTCTGGTAATGACAACAATTTTTGAATTGTATCGACGTATCTACTTAATCCCGGGTCTGGATATCCATATGCCCCACCCATCGTCAAGGCATAATATGCTGCGCTTTCTTCGACCCATTCATCTGTGATGTCGATTACTCGCTGATAAAACTCTTCATTAGGCACTATGATAGCTAATCCTTCAAGAATGCCTAATTCTGGTTCTGGTAGGCGCCACTCCCTCTCCCATGTAAAATCCACGCCGTAAGGAGTGCGATTTGAAATCGCCAAAGGGTCATGCCGCATGTATCTCCATAACATAGTTTCGTGGATTAAATCTCTCTCATGGTCGGGAGTGTAAATAACCGCCCTTCCGCCCATTTTAAAAATATCTTTTTTATGAAATTTGAATCCGAATGGCTGATATTTTGACTTATCGCGATGTGAAAAGTACTCCGGAGATTCAGTGAAGCAAACACATCGCTCACCTCCGGTTTTAACCACATCACCGTGCTTAATGTAGCCGTCACTTAGAATCTGCAGAAATATCTTAAATGCATTCTCGAAGTCTTTCCGTCTAATCCGCAAATGAGGCTCGGCCTTTACCCAGTGGTAGAGGTAGTGAGTGCTATCGATTCTTTTCATGGCAATCTCCTTTTACCATGACGTTATCGGTTAGCTATCGATACTCCAAGCTTTTCTTTCCTTTGCCAGCTTATCCGCCAACCCTTCATTGAAAATGCTGCCGTCGTCGTTGAGCAGCGCCGGGATCTGGCTGCAGTAGCAGTTGTACCGGTTCCCGTTCACGGCGTAGAAGTCGCGCACCTCTTCGGTGGTGTACACCCTGCCGTGACGGCTGGCGTGCCAGCTGCGCGTCGTTGGTTTGAGAGCTGATAGCCACAGCAGACCGGTATTGAGCCCCAGCCGGTCGGCGGCCCAGTCCGTTTCGTTCCACTGCGCCTGCCGCAGTGCGCCGACCTGCTCGGTTTGAGCAATAGCCTTGGCCCGGCTCATCGACACATCGAGACGCTTACTGATTACACTGGCCGTTTCCCGCGGGTTGACCCCGCGCGCCACCGCATCGGTGATGATGCCTGTCAGGTCTGCCCGGGCGGCATCGCTGATCGCCTTCCAGTCGCTGAACGTTGTCAGCCTGGCGGAGGAAATCTGGTTTTGATAACCGGGGCTGCTTAAAAGCTGCTGTAGCGTCGTCTGGCTGGCGTAGACCTGCGACTGCTGCGAGAGGTTATTGAAGGCCTCCAGCGTGCCGCGTTGCGCCTCAGCGACGACGTAATCCATCGCCCACTGGTTCTGTTCGCCGCCCTCCAGCAGGTAATCATCCAGAATGCCCTGCACCGCTTCGAGCAGCTCCGCCAGCTCCTGCGGGGTCATGTCATAGATGAACTTCCCGGCATTGACCTGGTAGAGCCTCTGATCGTCGCCGTTGACGTGACACAGGAAGTGCCAGTTGTGGCTGTTAACCTCTCGCTCTCGCCCGGTCAGGCGCTGGTCGAATAGGACCTTAATGGCGCGCTTGATGCCGAGATACCGCTCTTCGATATCCCGGAACATCGCGGTGACCTGCTTTGCCGAGCGCGTCGGGTCAACCTTACTGCGCGGAACTATTGGCAGGCCCACCTTCTCCTTCTGTTCGGGTGTCATCGGCCAGTGGATCATCGGTTGTCACCTTATCGTCCGGTTTCGGCGGTTCTTTTTGTTCAGGCAGCGGTTCAAGTCCGATCACCTTCCGCAGTTCGTTGATGGTGACCGGCGCCTCACCGCCATACATGCCCGTCGTTTTCTGGACCACATCGGCCAGTTTGGACATGGTCTCGATTTTCTCTTTCTCGCCGGGCGCCAGCAGATCGCTCCACTGAATTGTGACTTCACCATTAGTGGGCGGGTCAATGATACCCAGCGTCCAGAGGCGCTCGAGCAGCGCGGTAATGCGGTCGGTCAGGAAGGTGTTGCGGCGCGTGTTGCGGCGAATGGCCCAGTCGGTTTTGTCCTCGTCGCTCGCCAGGCGTCCGGTCTGCTGACCGAACAGGATAGTGAACGGGATCTGCACCGATGCGGCCAGCTCGTTGGCGGTGACCTCCCACGTCGGCCTCGGGTCGCCCGGCGTCACGCTGAGGACTCGCATCTGCCCGGCCTGCATTACGGCTGCGGCGTCGGTGCCGCGGTTCAGCTTGTTGACCTTGTCGCCCATCGCCTGGCCGAGGTCGTCATAACCGGCTGCCTTTGCCTGGCTGGCAAGCGTGGCCATGTCCGTATCTTTGCTGAACTCAACCGCGATCTGACGGCTGGCGTTCTTCAGGAAGCCCTCGGCACCACCGCCCGATACTTTCTCGAGGTCCAGCCCTTTGTTATAGCCAGCCTCAAGCAGCGGGATACCAGACAGGACATTTTCATCCTCTGAGCCCTCACAGAACAGGATCACCCGGCTTGGGTGCACTGGTTCGCCGCGCATAGGCCCGACAAAGTCCTGATCACCAACCGGCTGCTCGTTGAAGTTGAACATCAATGGCTGGCCGAAGGTCGGCGACAGGCGGTCATTATCCCAGTCAGCGACGGTTAGCTGCGGTTCCCACACCGGGATAAGCTTTACCAGAGCGGATTCACCCAGGCGCTTAACCAGGGCGATGTCTACTTCCTGGCTCCACTCCCGGTTATCTTTTACCTGCAGCAGCAGCGCGGAATAACGCCCAACCATATTGCGGCGATCGGCGTCTTTAACCTTCGACCACAGCTTTTTCATAAATTTGGTGACTTTCTTTTCCCACGGATTGGTCTCTTTCGCCTCTTCCGCTTTGTCACCGTCGATGATGACCGGGTAATCCTGCCAGCACCCATCCAGCAGGCGGTGCACAACTGCGAACCCGGCGGCGTTGCGGCGGTACATGTTGTAGAAGTCGCTGAAGGTGATTGTGCGCGGGTAGCCAAACTCCTGATAGAGCGTTGGGCGCTTTGTGTTACCGCCACCGATGCCGATGGCATTCAGGTAATTCGCTCGCCTCATTTCAGTGGCGAGGTTGTTCACAGCCAGTTGAAGGCCGTCATCTTGTTCGCTCACTGGCGATGCTCCTTAGAAGAAAACTGCGCCGACCTGCTTGCGGTTGTTCTTCGTCACTGCGAAGTAACGGAAGCCGTCAGCACCATGTGAGGTGGCGTCATGGAGGGGCTTATCTTTCCAGCAGCCGCGTTTGTCGTCCCACTCTTTCCGGTAGCCCTCAAGGTGAGAGATACCTTCCGAGCATTTCTCCTCGTCGAATACGCATTTCGGGAGGATTTCACGCGCCGACTCAATACCGGTATCGATGCCGGCTTTCGGCACCACTTTGAAATTCAGTGAGTACATCTGACCATCGATTTCGTAACCTTCGCGCGCCAGCTCTTTGCGGGATTTCGCGTCAGCAGCAAACTCGCGGTTCTCGATATCGTGCGGCCCCCAGTGCTCACCGTAGGTGTACCCGCGGTCCTTAAGCACCTTCATGTAATGCCGGAGGCCCTCACCGGAGTTTTCGTAGTAGTCGATGATGTGGAACTCTTCACCGACCTCACGAACGAACCAGATTGCCGTGGAGTCACCCACACCGATATCCCAGAACGTGTGTACCGGGAGGTGTGAGTTATCCGGGATTTGGCCGATCCGCTTATTGGTGTAGAGCCAGCGGAACTGCTTGGCGTAATACGCACCCTCGACCGACTGCTGGAACGCCTCGGCCGGGATGGTCGGGTACTCACGCTTCATGTCGTCGCCGAGAGTTTTCTCTTTGGCGTAGTACCAGGCCTTCTGGCGGTCATTAACGACAACGCCGTGCTTCGCCTCCATCTCATCGAAGTAATCAACCAGACGCTGAGGTAACGGCTCTACCGGGTCGATGGCGTACTGCGGATTCTTCCACCATGAGAAGAAGAAAAACTTCCAGTCCAGCGCGGATAGCGGCTTGCCTTGAAGCAGCGCCTTCTCTGCTGTCTGGCAGTAATCGAAGAAGTATCCCGCCCGCCCCTCTGCCGTGCTCTCGATAGTGGCGAAGCATCCGGTTGATACCGCTTCAAACGCACCAGTGACGATTTCACGGGCTTTGTCCGGATACTTGGCGCATATCTTCCCGAACTCGGAAACATGCAGATAGCGAAGCGTACCGCCACGAAATGAGGTACTGACGTAGAGTGAGCCACCCTTTTTGAATACCAGCTCACCAGAAGAGTCGTTGCTCGCCGGGTTCGCCGCCCTGATTTCTTTTGGCAACTTGTCGTATGCGTACTTCACCTTTTCACGGAACAGGCGCTTCGCGTCGTTCAGCGTATGGGCGATCAGCGCACACTTCGCCGACTCAAACAGCGCCGCGTCCAGCTGGATGATGCATACCTCGGTGGTGAAACCGAGTTGCCGGGCTTTCAGGATGATGTTGCGAGTGTGGATCCCCTCGAAGTATTCCCGCTGCTCAGGCGTCATCCTGAAGCGTGTGGGCTTACCCTCTTTATCGGTGATCCAGTAGAGATTGTTCAGCCGCCAGTCTTTATCGGACAGCAGCTTGAGGTGCTCGGGTTTCATCACGCCCCCTGAGAGAGCGAATCCATCAGGTCAGACAGCGCGTCAACGACCTTATCTTTTTCGCCTTCGTCCATGCTGTAGGCCTGCCGTTCGAGGCCAATGAGATTTTTCAGCGTCTCGCTCAGGGCCTTCATCGACTTAACGCGCTCCGGCATGCTGATGATGGCATGGTAAAGCTCGTTCAGTCGGTCACGCCCGTTCTCATCGGGATCCAGCATCATCTGGCCCAATGTACGCAGCGCCTCAACGTCTGAGCACTCAGCCTCTAGCTCATCAAACAACGCGTTCGCTAGGGTTCTCGCCCGGCGGATGTCTCCGCGGTGCTCCATGCGTACCGTGGCAATTACCTCGGCAGTGGCTTCTATAAGTACGCGTTCCGATAAAGTTGTTTCGCTGCGTACCTGTTTGCGTACCTCGGCTTTGCGTACCAGATCGTCAGCGCGTTCTTTCACCTTCGCATTAAGATCACGTGACCATTCATCGCGTTTGGCGCGCTTACGGATAGCGCCTTCGCTGATGCCGTGCTGCGATGCAATTTCACGGAGGGACATCACCCCGGCCCGGTAAGCCGATTCGATAGCCTCCCAGTCCGGTTTGCTCATGCTCTATTCCTTTTAGCCCCTGCAGGGCTTATCCGCATTTTATCCCTTAGAAAGGATTTGCCTTTGTCTCTTACAGGAGACGGCCGGGAAAGTAGGTCGTTACTGATGCACCGTTCATTGGCATGGGGCAGATCCTCTCTTTACACCTGGCTATGGTCATTGCTGGCATGCTGATCGCTTCTACCCATTTCATTATTGGGTTTGCGGCTTGTCCAGCGTGTTGGAATTTAGGCCAAGTCATTTAGGGCCGAGTATAGAACAGAGGAAGCACCAGTCTATTAAGTCACACAATAGATTACACAGAATTCTTCTACCCACTTTTCCTTAAAATCAGGAGGTTTACATGCAATTTTCGACTCGGACTAAGCTCGCGATTGCCTATGCTCCAGCCATCAACGCAATCGTGATCACTATCTGCTTCGCGGCAAGATGGGCATTAATTCACGCCGCTTAATGCCAGAACCTTTACGCCATTACCATGGCAATATAGCCCCGAGCAAGCGAGGCCAGTTCATAGAGCGCTGAGGTTAACTGCCAGAGGCAGTGTCAAACAGCAGAAGCGCTTCTTCTGACTCTTTGATTGCCTTCGTCGTTCGAGCCACCAGCCCATTTTCTGTTGTCACACGAGCAAACTGGCTAATGAAGATTTGGTACTTCAGTGGGTCGTCACCCACAAATTTAATTGCCTCGGCTGTAGCTGCAGTGTCATAGCTGAGGTTATTTAACAGATTCAAGCGGATTTGTTGAGAAGATGTAATTGTGATTTCAGACATGAACACTCCTTGGGGTGGCAGGCATCTGTAAAACAAAAGAAAAAGCCACCAGCGGATGCCAGTGGCTTGGTGTTTGTGCGGAAGAGGCCTGCCTAGGACAATGGCAATAAAAGCCGTCTTAGAACGACTTGATTATGGTCTGTTGCCCTTGATATTTCTGAACGTGGCTTCGACAAGTTCACGGCCGAAGTCACCCATGTCTCTATAAATAACACTTAAAAACTGTAGAGTATTGGCAGCAGCCCCTTCAAAAGACCATGTGCAATCAGTGAACGTATTGTTAATCAAACTGATCGAACCATTTCCGGTATAAACAATTGAGCAACTGAAAAATCCACAATTTTCGTACGTATTCCCATCCAATATAACCTTTTGGTTTTTGTACGTTTTACCTACAATTTTGCTCATGGCCACTTGATCCCTACGTTTGCATTAGTATCACGCACTTGGTTTCCAATCATCTTCGCATTAGCTTGCATGAAGCCTTTATCATCGTTGTAGTCACTGGGCGCATACAAAACCACATGGTTAAAATTTAGTGTTAAAAAAAATATCAACACCAAGCCAGCAGGAAACAACATTAAGAACCACATATATGTGATTTGCGAAACTGGTTCAAGCCAAGGCAGGACAAGGTTTGCAGATATTTCAACAATCCCCGCAAAAATGCCGATAATAGTTAACGGATTTTTAATGTGGCTGATGGTGGACACAACAGTCTCCATTTTGGATATAGGATTATAGTTCGTCACTGTCATGTTATATCAAACCCCTTATACTTAACATAGATAACTCGAGCTAAGCTATTGTATTGCAGTGGCGGATTTTCGGATGCGATGGAAAATCCGCTTTACTGCTTCTTTGCTCAATCCTTCTGGCAGTTCTCCTGCCACGCTTTGTTATGCGACAGAATGTCTTTCTTCGTCTGCTTATCCAGTACATCCCAATCATTGGCCGTACCGTAGATAGGTTTTACCCAGTCGCAGCCGGTGTCGATGAGTTCAACCTTTGCGGGTCCAGTTTGCGCGCAGCTCACGATCGACATCGTCATCAGGCATATGGCTAATTGTCTGCTGAACATTGCTGGCCTCCGTGGTGACTTGAACGCGACGTTCTGCAGCTGCTTTGCTGGCTGCTGCGTTATCGTCGGTTCGCTGCTTATCGGCTTTGGCTTCTGCCTTCTCCCGGCCACGCATGCTGCCCAGTCCAAAAGCGCCCAGCACCACCAGCAGAGCAGTGACGATAAACGCCAGGATGGCTTTCAGTTTGGTCATAGGCTTACGCGCTCCCGCATCCAGCCGTAGGCGAATGACTCGTTAGCCGGGCGCTGCTCTGCCAGTTCGAGATAACGCTGGCCCTGGCTACAGTTCAGAGCTCGGAGCAATACGCCTTCGCCTTCACTACCGCGTTTAGCCAGGAAGGACTTCAGCGCGCTGATGCTGCGCGGCCCAATCTGACCGTCGGCGATCAGGTCGGGATAGAACTGCTGCTGGTTGTTGAATACGTTCAGCCAACGCTGGAACCATTTCACCTGTACCGATGGTCCCATGTTTACGCCCGTATCGCAGAGCTCGGCAGCGATGACCGGGGATACAGCTGCAACCTGGTCGAAGCGTGGGCCATACCAGTAATCAGCCTCAAGGATGTCGAGAGCCTGCTGACGGGTCAGGTTGCGCATATCACCGGTATAACCGTGGGCACGGGCCGTAGCCTGGGTAATGCCCCAATTTGTCGGGCCGCCTTTATCATCCGGGTGATTCACATGGCCGCCCTCTTTACCGAGGATGGCGTTGAAGATGTCGTCTTTGGTCATTGCCCGGCCTTCTGAAAAACTTTGGCGAGATTACCGCGGGAGCGCCACACCGCGACGCATATGGCGACGTTCAGCATCAGCTCTCCCGGATCAACCTGCAGATATTTGCCGTAGAGAATGCGAAACGCCGTGAAGCCGGCGGCCAGAATCATCAGGTACGCCATCAGCGTTACACCTGGTCTGTGCCGCTTACCGCTTTTACTGAAGAACATCAGCCTGACGACAATCAGGGCACAGATTATGGCGTTTGCATCCAGAATGATGTTTTGCCATGTCATTGACCTTCCTCCTCCAGTCCCGGCATCTTCCCCCGTTTTGATTTGGCGAGGATGCGAAGCAGGACTGCGACAGAGATGGAAGCGGAAACCAGCGCGCCGATGTTCGGGGATACTTCAATGCTTACCGGCGGCTGCAACAGGCCGAGGGCGGTGTTAATCACCCCGGCCAGTATCTTCGCCATTGGCACCGAGAAGAACACCCCGCCGACAAAGCTGATGACGGCGAACAGGAACTGCTTCCACAGTTGGTGTGGATCGGATGTCAGAACGTACATTGCTGCACCGGCCAGCGCGCACAGCATTACGCCGGGCGTTGCCTCGGGGAACAGGGATGCGAACGTCACTCCGATAGTTGCGGACGTGACACCGCCAGCAATGGTTAGAGGTTCAGACATAGATGGTCCATGTGTAGAGGTCGGGCTCTCGGGGTAAATTAACGACAAAACGAGTTGAGGATGATCCCCGGAGCCCTGAATAAAAAAGGCGGGTTCTGGTCCGCCAATCGATGGGTGCTGCGTTGCGCTATGCGCTTATAGTCCCAGGTAGGGATAGTCCAGATACAGAAAAGGCCCGCATGTGCGAGCCTCTGAAATTTTATGCCACTTCCCGGAGTGGCCACGCTCATGCCCTTGAGGTGCTGTCGCTCTTTCGCCGCTGATAACCGGCGCGCGTCTGGCGTTCGCGCTGCTCTTCCGGAGCTTGTTTTGATCTATGACCCTTACCCATCACTACACAGGCTCGCCATTACGCGACTCGGGGCAGCATCATAACTGCTGCACTGCCTTTCGGCTGCGGTCTATCCGTTTGGCTGTCACATATTTTGGCCCTCCAGAAACGACAAAGCCCCACGGGGTTAACCGCAGGGCTTTTAACGAAGGCAGTAAT
Coding sequences within it:
- a CDS encoding phage minor head protein, whose product is MIHWPMTPEQKEKVGLPIVPRSKVDPTRSAKQVTAMFRDIEERYLGIKRAIKVLFDQRLTGREREVNSHNWHFLCHVNGDDQRLYQVNAGKFIYDMTPQELAELLEAVQGILDDYLLEGGEQNQWAMDYVVAEAQRGTLEAFNNLSQQSQVYASQTTLQQLLSSPGYQNQISSARLTTFSDWKAISDAARADLTGIITDAVARGVNPRETASVISKRLDVSMSRAKAIAQTEQVGALRQAQWNETDWAADRLGLNTGLLWLSALKPTTRSWHASRHGRVYTTEEVRDFYAVNGNRYNCYCSQIPALLNDDGSIFNEGLADKLAKERKAWSIDS
- a CDS encoding DUF1073 domain-containing protein; translated protein: MSEQDDGLQLAVNNLATEMRRANYLNAIGIGGGNTKRPTLYQEFGYPRTITFSDFYNMYRRNAAGFAVVHRLLDGCWQDYPVIIDGDKAEEAKETNPWEKKVTKFMKKLWSKVKDADRRNMVGRYSALLLQVKDNREWSQEVDIALVKRLGESALVKLIPVWEPQLTVADWDNDRLSPTFGQPLMFNFNEQPVGDQDFVGPMRGEPVHPSRVILFCEGSEDENVLSGIPLLEAGYNKGLDLEKVSGGGAEGFLKNASRQIAVEFSKDTDMATLASQAKAAGYDDLGQAMGDKVNKLNRGTDAAAVMQAGQMRVLSVTPGDPRPTWEVTANELAASVQIPFTILFGQQTGRLASDEDKTDWAIRRNTRRNTFLTDRITALLERLWTLGIIDPPTNGEVTIQWSDLLAPGEKEKIETMSKLADVVQKTTGMYGGEAPVTINELRKVIGLEPLPEQKEPPKPDDKVTTDDPLADDTRTEGEGGPANSSAQ
- a CDS encoding terminase; this encodes MKPEHLKLLSDKDWRLNNLYWITDKEGKPTRFRMTPEQREYFEGIHTRNIILKARQLGFTTEVCIIQLDAALFESAKCALIAHTLNDAKRLFREKVKYAYDKLPKEIRAANPASNDSSGELVFKKGGSLYVSTSFRGGTLRYLHVSEFGKICAKYPDKAREIVTGAFEAVSTGCFATIESTAEGRAGYFFDYCQTAEKALLQGKPLSALDWKFFFFSWWKNPQYAIDPVEPLPQRLVDYFDEMEAKHGVVVNDRQKAWYYAKEKTLGDDMKREYPTIPAEAFQQSVEGAYYAKQFRWLYTNKRIGQIPDNSHLPVHTFWDIGVGDSTAIWFVREVGEEFHIIDYYENSGEGLRHYMKVLKDRGYTYGEHWGPHDIENREFAADAKSRKELAREGYEIDGQMYSLNFKVVPKAGIDTGIESAREILPKCVFDEEKCSEGISHLEGYRKEWDDKRGCWKDKPLHDATSHGADGFRYFAVTKNNRKQVGAVFF
- a CDS encoding DUF2560 family protein; this translates as MSEITITSSQQIRLNLLNNLSYDTAATAEAIKFVGDDPLKYQIFISQFARVTTENGLVARTTKAIKESEEALLLFDTASGS
- a CDS encoding glycoside hydrolase family 108 protein is translated as MTKDDIFNAILGKEGGHVNHPDDKGGPTNWGITQATARAHGYTGDMRNLTRQQALDILEADYWYGPRFDQVAAVSPVIAAELCDTGVNMGPSVQVKWFQRWLNVFNNQQQFYPDLIADGQIGPRSISALKSFLAKRGSEGEGVLLRALNCSQGQRYLELAEQRPANESFAYGWMRERVSL
- a CDS encoding phage holin family protein, which encodes MTWQNIILDANAIICALIVVRLMFFSKSGKRHRPGVTLMAYLMILAAGFTAFRILYGKYLQVDPGELMLNVAICVAVWRSRGNLAKVFQKAGQ
- a CDS encoding putative holin, whose product is MSEPLTIAGGVTSATIGVTFASLFPEATPGVMLCALAGAAMYVLTSDPHQLWKQFLFAVISFVGGVFFSVPMAKILAGVINTALGLLQPPVSIEVSPNIGALVSASISVAVLLRILAKSKRGKMPGLEEEGQ